A genomic window from Leptospira andrefontaineae includes:
- a CDS encoding lipocalin-like domain-containing protein — MPFQFLTNRVVRPKRASGILVLVLFSSIFVFSSGNGFAAPKTDGFKFPQDHFFHKGYRVEWCYFIGILDTEEGKELGYELSFFRAYLGPKVALYPVHFAISDLDDEKHKISQTIERELGGVAGQDKSNLWSGDYRMEVTGPADFRISAFPRTDSGFGLELELSTKAKNILTHGKNGKSLKSRKNPKFFSYYYSIPRLETKGSLYLEGKEYHVKSGTSWMDHEWSSPEGTEAAFDLSSKDISWDWICIQMEDGSDIMAFNFKNRSGDVETFGTYRSPDGKVISLENENDLKFVPEDKTWKSDQTGNSYKLRWKLISERFNLNISPKFEEQEFDARSSTGLIYWEGAVKVGGDIEGKSVKGKGYLELKPFR; from the coding sequence ATGCCCTTCCAATTTTTAACAAATAGAGTCGTAAGACCTAAAAGAGCCTCCGGGATCCTAGTTTTAGTTCTGTTCTCATCTATATTCGTCTTCTCGAGTGGAAATGGATTCGCTGCTCCTAAAACCGACGGTTTTAAATTTCCCCAAGACCATTTTTTCCATAAAGGATACAGAGTAGAATGGTGCTATTTTATTGGTATCTTAGATACGGAAGAAGGTAAAGAATTAGGATATGAGCTGAGCTTCTTCCGAGCGTACCTTGGACCTAAAGTCGCATTGTATCCTGTCCACTTTGCTATCTCTGATCTGGATGACGAAAAACATAAGATCTCCCAAACGATCGAAAGAGAATTAGGCGGAGTCGCCGGCCAAGACAAGAGCAATTTATGGAGCGGCGATTATCGTATGGAAGTCACAGGGCCGGCAGATTTTAGGATCTCAGCGTTTCCTAGAACTGACTCAGGCTTTGGTTTAGAATTAGAGTTAAGTACCAAAGCAAAGAATATTCTTACTCATGGGAAAAACGGAAAATCACTTAAGAGCAGAAAGAATCCTAAATTTTTCTCCTATTATTACAGCATTCCTCGGTTAGAAACCAAAGGTTCACTTTATCTAGAAGGAAAAGAATATCATGTTAAATCCGGCACAAGTTGGATGGACCATGAATGGAGCAGTCCAGAGGGAACCGAGGCAGCTTTCGATCTTTCTTCCAAGGACATTTCCTGGGACTGGATCTGTATCCAAATGGAAGACGGTTCCGATATAATGGCCTTCAATTTCAAGAACAGATCGGGAGATGTGGAAACATTCGGGACCTATCGTTCTCCTGACGGAAAAGTAATCTCCTTAGAAAATGAAAACGATCTGAAATTTGTTCCGGAAGACAAAACCTGGAAAAGCGACCAAACTGGGAATTCTTACAAATTGCGATGGAAATTAATTTCCGAACGATTTAATCTGAATATCTCGCCCAAATTCGAGGAGCAGGAGTTCGACGCAAGATCTAGCACTGGACTAATTTATTGGGAAGGTGCGGTTAAAGTCGGCGGAGATATAGAAGGAAAA